In Juglans regia cultivar Chandler chromosome 5, Walnut 2.0, whole genome shotgun sequence, the following are encoded in one genomic region:
- the LOC109009018 gene encoding uncharacterized protein LOC109009018, with product MFGKAKVEGLTASSLDHHPFMPYVRKDSRFVSKRQHSFKFEASWIREDECEELIRTAWTDTPQIGMEPLVCVHNMLRVCSSKLSSTFRRRDVERCHDIEKLNKRIKELQDREGPNNSAKLHMLQQKRRKNNQITLVVDANSYLKEGNEEVVEAFRQYYTEVYKTIAPSCNQVTKGVQSIRIQVIEQMNEELEKPFTRNEVLATLKQMGPLKAPGPNGFEACFYQTYWHTVGDKRMRFRERWIGLIMECITSVSYVVLVNGRPRDVIYPSQGIRQGDPISPYLFLLSADGLSSLINVAKVKGDIRGMTVARGGIKVSHILFADDSIIFARAKWLEWLKVKEILRVYEVASGQCMNLQKTTMMFSSPVRQEEKERILQDLREMVQSSCEKYLGLPIMVGRACYDTFRRIKDRVWHKINNWKNQFLSPAGKKILLKEVIQYIPTYCMSVFRLPKSWEKMGFAKMVGGLGFRELESFNTALLAKQCWRLVTKPNSITTMEGLVWRVGNGLNIKVWEDKWLPSKPSHRVQSPIKHLNAKAKVVELLGNGGNWDIEVVKATFNEEEAEVICNIRFNHTGLEDKRIWAYSKNGCFNVRSTYHLELSRKKELKGESSEGESLKKGGESCGSLIPRE from the exons ATGTTTGGGAAAGCTAAAGTGGAAGGTCTTACAGCCAGCAGTTTAGACCATCATCCATTCATGCCATATGTGAGGAAGGATAGTAGGTTTGTCTCTAAAAGGCAGCATTCTTTCAAGTTCGAGGCAAGTTGGATAAGGGAGGATGAGTGTGAAGAGTTAATTAGAACAGCTTGGACTGATACTCCTCAGATTGGCATGGAACCTCTTGTGTGTGTTCACAATATGTTGAGAGTGTGTAGTAGTAAATTGAGCAGCACTTTCAGAAGAAGGGATGTGGAGAGATGCCATGATATTGAAAAgttaaataagagaataaagGAGCTACAAGATAGAGAGGGACCTAACAATTCTGCAAAACTTCACATGTTGCAACAGAAG AGAAGAAAGAATAACCAAATCACCTTAGTTGTGGATGCTAATTCATATTTGAAAGAAGGGAATGAAGAGGTTGTGGAGGCTTTTAGGCAATACTATACTGAGGTTTATAAAACAATAGCTCCTTCATGTAATCAGGTGACAAAAGGGGTGCAATCCATTAGGATTCAAGTCATTGAGCAGATGAATGAGGAATTGGAAAAGCCTTTTACAAGGAATGAAGTTTTGGCAACTCTTAAGCAAATGGGTCCATTGAAAGCCCCTGGCCCTAATGGGTTTGAGGCATGCTTTTATCAGACCTATTGGCATACAGTAGGGGATAAG AGAATGAGGTTTAGGGAGAGATGGATTGGGTTGATTATGGAATGTATAACATCTGTATCTTATGTTGTGTTGGTGAATGGGAGACCAAGAGATGTTATATATCCCTCACAAGGTATTAGGCAGGGGGACCCAATATCCCCTTACCTGTTTTTGTTAAGTGCTGATGGGCTTAGTAGTCTTATTAATGTAGCTAAAGTTAAGGGTGATATAAGAGGGATGACTGTTGCAAGAGGAGGTATAAAGGTCTCTCATATCCTATTTGCTGATGATTCCATTATCTTTGCAAGAGCTAAGTGGTTAGAATGGTTGAAAGTGAAGGAAATCTTAAGGGTATATGAAGTAGCTTCTGGTCAGTGCATGAATCTACAAAAAACCACTATGATGTTTAGCTCTCCAGTTAGACaggaagagaaggaaaggaTTTTGCAAGATCTAAGGGAAATGGTGCAAAGtagttgtgaaaaatatttgggattgcCTATTATGGTTGGAAGAGCTTGTTATGACACTTTTAGGAGGATCAAAGACAGAGTTTGGCACAAGATTAACAATTGGAAAAATCAATTCTTATCCCCTGCTGgcaaaaaaatattactcaaaGAAGTTATTCAGTACATACCTACCTACTGTATGAGTGTGTTCAGGCTGCCTAAGAG TTGGGAGAAGATGGGTTTTGCAAAGATGGTTGGGGGTCTTGGTTTTAGAGAGCTGGAAAGTTTCAATACTGCTCTTTTAGCAAAGCAGTGTTGGAGACTTGTCACTAAACCAAATTCTATTACTACTATG GAAGGGCTTGTATGGAGAGTGGGCAATGGTTTGAACATAAAAGTGTGGGAGGATAAATGGCTGCCTAGTAAACCTTCTCATCGAGTGCAATCTCCCATTAAGCATTTGAATGCTAAAGCAAAGGTGGTGGAATTGTTAGGGAATGGTGGTAATTGGGATATTGAGGTAGTGAAGGCTACATTCAATGAAGAGGAAGCTGAagtaatatgcaatattcgttTCAATCACACTGGCTTGGAGGACAAGAGAATTTGGGCTTACTCTAAGAATGGGTGCTTTAATGTAAGGAGTACCTATCACCTTGAGCTAAGCAGGAAGAAGGAATTGAAAGGGGAGTCATCTGAGGGAGAAAGCTTAAAGAAGGGTGGAGAGAGTTGTGGTAGCTTAATACCTCGGGAGTGA
- the LOC109003685 gene encoding uncharacterized protein LOC109003685 isoform X1 → MDTLSQIRCFTTTSNFPFSRTSPIPRSRLPTVSVLRTSPRPVSGGVEEDVLQMFLKERKLSGDFISKASDIFWQSEVTQFVNADAVEPSATPRQAERVIETDNDGGFLKLSSTLEWVSGDNSVPENKKAIAKASRDDSERRRILNLLEYEAIKREMMFLSVGIGTACTGYCMIALSVQAAISYATGALFSCLYLQLLYRHADNLSRETIPQVFLRKKSKKIGIRSEDLQDSIEKSFKGSGIALSSPRLVIPAAIYGLWLLSHRYFGNDFFDFQLVPAMLGMFVYKAAALVQVYRDNEDLQFVFPENGDGSPN, encoded by the exons ATGGATACCCTTTCACAGATCAGATGCTTCACCACCACTTCCAACTTCCCGTTTTCAAGAACTTCTCCAATTCCTCGTTCCAGACTTCCAACAGTCTCTGTCCTACGAACAAGCCCCCGTCCAG tcaGTGGAGGAGTAGAAGAGGACGTTTTGCAAATGTTTCTTAAGGAGAGAAAATTAAGTGGAGATTTTATATCAAAAGCTTCTGATATATTTTGGCAGAGTGAGGTCACGCAATTTGTTAATGCTGATGCTGTTGAACCTTCTGCCACTCCTCGACAGGCAGAGCGG GTCATTGAAACCGACAATGACGGTGGGTTTTTGAAACTGTCAAGTACCCTTGAATGGGTATCTGGTGACAACTCTGTACCAGAGAATAAGAAAGCCATTGCCAAG GCATCAAGGGATGACAGTGAAAGGAGGAGGATACTGAACCTTCTCGAATATGAAGCG ATCAAGAGGGAGATGATGTTTTTATCTGTTGGTATCGGAACTGCGTGCACTGGGTATTGTATGATAGCCTTATCAGTCCAG GCAGCTATTAGCTACGCGACAGGAGCTCTTTTCAG TTGCTTGTACCTTCAGCTCTTATACCGACATGCAGACAATCTATCCAGAGAAACTATTCCTCAAGTTTTCCTGCGAAAGAAATCAAAGAA AATTGGAATCAGAAGTGAGGACCTTCAGGATTCGATAGAGAAGTCATTTAAGGGTAGTGGCATTGCTCTTTCATCTCCGAGGCTTGTGATCCCAGCAGCAATATATGGATTGTGGCTCCTGTCTCATCGGTATTTTGGCAATGACTTCTTTGATTTCCAG CTTGTACCAGCCATGCTTGGGATGTTTGTCTATAAAGCTGCTGCTCTTGTTCAAGTCTATAGAGATAATGAGGACCTGCAATTTGTCTTTCCAGAAAATGGAGATGGCTCACCTAACTGA
- the LOC109003685 gene encoding uncharacterized protein LOC109003685 isoform X2 gives MDTLSQIRCFTTTSNFPFSRTSPIPRSRLPTVSVLRTSPRPVSGGVEEDVLQMFLKERKLSGDFISKASDIFWQSEVTQFVNADAVEPSATPRQAERVIETDNDGGFLKLSSTLEWVSGDNSVPENKKAIAKASRDDSERRRILNLLEYEAIKREMMFLSVGIGTACTGYCMIALSVQAAISYATGALFSAVACTFSSYTDMQTIYPEKLFLKFSCERNQRKLESEVRTFRIR, from the exons ATGGATACCCTTTCACAGATCAGATGCTTCACCACCACTTCCAACTTCCCGTTTTCAAGAACTTCTCCAATTCCTCGTTCCAGACTTCCAACAGTCTCTGTCCTACGAACAAGCCCCCGTCCAG tcaGTGGAGGAGTAGAAGAGGACGTTTTGCAAATGTTTCTTAAGGAGAGAAAATTAAGTGGAGATTTTATATCAAAAGCTTCTGATATATTTTGGCAGAGTGAGGTCACGCAATTTGTTAATGCTGATGCTGTTGAACCTTCTGCCACTCCTCGACAGGCAGAGCGG GTCATTGAAACCGACAATGACGGTGGGTTTTTGAAACTGTCAAGTACCCTTGAATGGGTATCTGGTGACAACTCTGTACCAGAGAATAAGAAAGCCATTGCCAAG GCATCAAGGGATGACAGTGAAAGGAGGAGGATACTGAACCTTCTCGAATATGAAGCG ATCAAGAGGGAGATGATGTTTTTATCTGTTGGTATCGGAACTGCGTGCACTGGGTATTGTATGATAGCCTTATCAGTCCAG GCAGCTATTAGCTACGCGACAGGAGCTCTTTTCAG TGCAGTTGCTTGTACCTTCAGCTCTTATACCGACATGCAGACAATCTATCCAGAGAAACTATTCCTCAAGTTTTCCTGCGAAAGAAATCAAAGAA AATTGGAATCAGAAGTGAGGACCTTCAGGATTCGATAG
- the LOC109009020 gene encoding ruvB-like protein 1 produces MDKVRIEEVQSTTKKQRIATHTHIKGLGLEANGRALPLAAGFVGQAEAREASGLVVDMIRQKKMAGRALLFAGPPGTGKTALALGIAQELGSKVPFCPMVGSEVYSSEVKKTEVLMENFRRAIGLRIKENKEVYEGEVTELSPEETESMTGGYGKSISHVIIGLKTVKGTKQLKLDPTIYDALIKEKVAVGDVIYIEANSGAVKRVGRSDAFATEFDLEAEEYVPLPKGEVHKKKEIVQDVTLHDLDAANARPQGGQDILSLMGQMMKPRKTEITDKLRQEINKVVNRYIDEGVAELVPGVLFIDEVHMLDMECFSYLNRALESSLSPIVIFATNRGICNVRGTDMSSPHGIPVDLLDRLVIIRTQNYDIADMIKILALRANVEDLVVDDESLAYLGDIGQRASLRHAVQLMSPASIVSKMNGRDKIFKGDIEEVSALYLDAKSSARILQEQQEKYIS; encoded by the exons atggaTAAAGTGAGAATTGAAGAGGTTCAGTCCACGACAAAGAAGCAGCGCATTGCTACACATACTCATATCAAAGGTCTTGGCCTCGAG GCCAATGGAAGAGCATTACCTTTGGCTGCCGGATTTGTGGGTCAGGCAGAGGCAAGGGAAGCATCTGGTCTTGTTGTTGATATGATACGGCAGAAGAAGATGGCTGGCCGGGCACTTTTATTCGCTGGACCTCCTGGTACTGGAAAAACAGCCCTGGCCCTTGGAATAGCCCAGGAGCTTGGGAGCAAG GTCCCTTTCTGCCCAATGGTTGGATCTGAAGTATACTCATCAGAAGTAAAGAAAACTGAGGTTTTGATGGAAAATTTTCGGCGGGCCATTGGTCTACGTATCAAGGAAAATAAAGAAGTCTATGAAGGAGAG GTGACTGAACTCTCCCCAGAAGAAACTGAGAGCATGACAGGTGGCTATGGTAAGAGCATTAGCCATGTGATCATTGGATTAAAAACTGTGAAAGGAACCAAGCAACTGAAGTTGGACCCAACAATCTACGATGCCTTGATTAAAGAAAAG GTAGCTGTTGgtgatgttatatatattgaagcaAATAGTGGGGCAGTGAAGAGGGTGGGAAGAAGTGATGCTTTTGCTACAGAATTTGACCTTGAGGCAGAAGAGTATGTTCCACTTCCTAAAGGAGAGGTTCACAAAAAGAAGGAGATAGTTCAG GATGTAACACTACATGATCTAGATGCTGCAAATGCACGACCTCAAGGGGGGCAAGATATACTATCTCTAATGGGTCAGATGATGAAACCTAGGAAAACTGAGATCACTGACAAGTTACGACAAGAAATTAATAAG GTTGTTAACAGGTATATTGATGAGGGTGTAGCAGAACTTGTCCCTGGAGTTCTATTTATTGATGAG GTACACATGCTGGATATGGAATGCTTTTCATACTTGAATCGTGCATTAGAGAGCTCACTATCCCCTATAGTAATATTTGCTACGAATAGAGGAATATGCAACGTAAG AGGGACTGATATGAGTAGTCCTCATGGCATACCTGTTGACTTGTTGGACCGGTTGGTGATTATTCGAACACAGAACTATGATATTGCTGACATGATAAAG ATTTTAGCTCTTCGTGCAAATGTGGAGGACCTGGTTGTAGATGATGAAAGTTTGGCTTACCTTGGCGACATTGGACAACGAGCATCATTAAG GCATGCAGTTCAGTTGATGTCGCCTGCCAGTATTGTGTCAAAAATGAACGGTCGAGACAAAATTTTCAAG GGGGATATTGAGGAAGTGAGTGCACTATATCTGGATGCAAAGTCTTCAGCAAGAATTCTTCAGGAGCAGCAGGAAAAATACATTTCATGA